The genome window GATAAAAAATGCAGAACAGTCTCAGACGAAACAGTTCGAGGCTGTTCGGTCGTTCATCAGGCAAAAGGTCGACGTCATTGCCATTGCACCTGTCGTGGAATCGGGCTGGGAGAGTATTCTTCAGGAGGCCAAGGATGCAGGCATACCCGTGATCATCGTAGACCGGTCAGTCGATGTCCAAGACACTTCACTTTTTGTGACAACGATTGGATCTGACTTTTATGAGGAAGGTGTGAAGGCTGGGAAGTACATTCAGGATCGGATGCGAAATCATCCGGGTACGATACGAATTGCCGAACTGCAAGGCACGAGTGGTTCTACGCCTTCCATCCAGCGTGGCGAGGGATTTAGAAGCATTTTCGACACCAGAACAGACATTATCTTTTCACAAAGTGCTCCTGCCGATTTTACGGAGGCCAATGGGAAACAAGTTATGAAAGGTTTCCTTCAGGTTCCGGAAGAAGAAAGGCCGCAGGTTCTTTTTGCCCATAATGACGAAATGGCTTTTGGCGCCATTCAAGCGATCGAAGAAGCTGGGCTGAAGCCGGGAGAGGACATCATCATTGTCTCGGTGGACGGCTCCCGCAAAGCACTTGAAATTCTGGCGAGTGGGAAAATCAACGCCGTCGTGGAATGTAACCCGCTGCTTGGTCCTCAGCTTATGCAGGCTACCAAAGAAATTATCGCAGGACGTACACTTCCGAAGCGCATGGTCCCCCCGGAGGACATTTTTACACAGGAGAGTGCTAAACGGGAGATGTACAATCGGAGATTTTAGAGTACGTAGAAAAATAGAACATTTTGGATAAAATAGAATTTACTTTAAATCACCTTATCGTTTATACTAAACTCACCTTGAACTAAAGTCTTATCTATGAGAAAGGAGGCTGTGGTTTGCCTTTAATTGAAAGCGCTTTTTTTCGAGGGTTGAACGTTGATAAAGAGAGGGAGTGTAGTAGTAAGGTATTATGCTGTGAATAAATATGAGGAGGTAATATTATGTTCAAAGGAAAGCTGGTAAAAGCGGTAATATCTCTCGCACTCTTCAGTACATTGTTCTCCATTCCTGCAGTGCCTGATGCTCGTGCTGCGGACGCAGCCTGTCCAAATGGTTATGTAGGCTTGACGTTTGATGATGGCCCATCTGGAAATACAACAAACATGCTTAACGCATTGAAGCAGGCTGGTTTACGGGCAACGATGTTCAATGTTGGACAAAATGCGCAAAACAATCAATCTCTGGTTACTGCACAGGTGGCAGCTGGCATGTGGATCGGCAATCATTCCTATACACATCCGAATATGACTACGTTAAACAGTTCTCAGATGTCGTCAGAGATTACACGGACACAGCAAACGATTCAGTCCATTACTGGAAGTTCACCTAAATTGTTCAGACCTCCTTACGGTGCGACTAATGCAACCTTGAAATCCGTTGTGAGCCAGAACGGGCTGACTGAAGTGCTGTGGAACGTAGATTCCCAAGACTGGAATGGCGCCAGTGCAAACCAGATTGTAGCGGCTGTGAACAACATGAAAAGTGGTGATGTCATTCTAATGCATGATCAGTACCAGACAACACTTCAGGCCATTCCGCAGATTGCACAAAATCTGAAGAATCGCGGCCTTTGCTCCGGCATGATCTCACCGGCGACAGGTCGGGCAGTCGCGCCTGATGGAGGCACCACCAATCCTCCAGGTACTTCAACAAAAGTGGAAGCTGAGAATATGACCAAAGGTGGTCAGTACACTGGGAATATAAGCTCTCCTTTCAATGGAGTAGTGCTGTATGCTAACAATGATTTGGTTAAATACACGCAGTATTTTGCAACGGGTACTCATAATTTTTCACTTCGTGGGGCGTCAAACAATGCCAATATGGCTAGAGTGGATTTGAAGATTGGCGGACAGACCAAGGGAACCTTTTACTTCGGGGGAAACAACCCTGCGGTGTATACGCTTAATAATGTTACTCATGGCACAGGAAACCAAGAGATTCAGCTGGTTGTAACTGCCGATGATGGAACATGGGACGTGTACATTGATTACTTGGAAATAAACTAATTATCGCAGGGTTAATTGAAAAATGTACAGAGATGAAATCCCATTGGAAGCCCAATGGGATTTCATCGTGTTTTTGGACATTTTGTAATACAAAAGTGGAAGGGAAACATTTATAATGGATGAAATGTGGACAGGGAAAATTTGGTGTGTATTGAAACCATTTGTTTATTAGGAGTGGATTGATCCAATGATCATTATGATTAACGGCGCGTTTGGTTCGGGGAAAACTTCGGCTGCAAAAGCACTTCAACCTTTAATTTCCAACAGTATGATCTATGATCCTGAAGAAATTGGTTATATGCTCAGAAAACTTCTCCCGGAGAATTATAGAGAGGAGAATGAACGGACGGATGATTTTCAAGATATCGAACTGTGGAGAATACTAACCGTAAAGACAGCAAAAGAGGTTAAACAGAAATATAACAAACATTTGATTATCCCCATGACCATCTATAAAGAGGAAAACTTTCAGTACATCTATAACGGGTTGAGAGAGATTGATCAGGACATTCATCATTTTTGCCTAACGGCTACAGAAGAGACGATATATCATCGTTTGGCGAAACGAGGAGATGAATATGGAGGCTGGCAGTATCAACAAGCGCCCAAGTGTGTTGAAGCTTTCAAGGATGAACAATTTCAAACCTACATTGTTACCGATCATCTGGAGACCAGTGAAATCATAGAACTCATATTGAAGAAGGTCCTAAAATAAAATGCGAAGTTGTATGGGGAAATCTGTATAACGAACAGAAGAGGATGGATGGCAATTGACGACAGTGACTTTTGAAGAGGTAACCGAACAGCACCTTCCTGAAATTAGAGTGATTTATAACTATTATGTAAGGAATACAACAATTTCGTTTCATACGGAGGAATTAGATCTTAATCAGATTAAATCCTCTGTTATGAACCAGGATGCGCGGTATAAAACTTACGTAATTTTTGAAAATAATCAAATGGTGGGCTATGTTCTAATCACCCAATATAAGAGTAAACAGGCTTATGACATCTGCGGAGAAGTCACTATATATTTGAAGCCCGATATTTTGGGAAAAGGCTTGGGCAAACAAGCCCTTCGTTATATTGAGAAGGTTGCAAAAGAACAAGGATTCCATACCTTGATTGCGACAATTTGCATGGAGAATACAAGAAGTAAATCATTATTTGAGAAAAATGGGTATGAACAATGTGCTCTGTTTAAAGAGATCGGATATAAGTTTGATAGAAAACTGGATATTGGAAGTTTCCAAAAGATACTGTAAGGAGATTATTAAATGGTTAACAACCTATATATTATATCTGGCCCCCCTGGAGTAGGGAAATCTACAACTTCCAAGCTGCTGGTGCAGACTTTAAAGAGAAGTGCATACATTTCTGGAGATGCGGTTAGTCACTT of Paenibacillus sp. FSL R5-0517 contains these proteins:
- a CDS encoding polysaccharide deacetylase family protein, with amino-acid sequence MFKGKLVKAVISLALFSTLFSIPAVPDARAADAACPNGYVGLTFDDGPSGNTTNMLNALKQAGLRATMFNVGQNAQNNQSLVTAQVAAGMWIGNHSYTHPNMTTLNSSQMSSEITRTQQTIQSITGSSPKLFRPPYGATNATLKSVVSQNGLTEVLWNVDSQDWNGASANQIVAAVNNMKSGDVILMHDQYQTTLQAIPQIAQNLKNRGLCSGMISPATGRAVAPDGGTTNPPGTSTKVEAENMTKGGQYTGNISSPFNGVVLYANNDLVKYTQYFATGTHNFSLRGASNNANMARVDLKIGGQTKGTFYFGGNNPAVYTLNNVTHGTGNQEIQLVVTADDGTWDVYIDYLEIN
- a CDS encoding N-acetyltransferase family protein, with protein sequence MTFEEVTEQHLPEIRVIYNYYVRNTTISFHTEELDLNQIKSSVMNQDARYKTYVIFENNQMVGYVLITQYKSKQAYDICGEVTIYLKPDILGKGLGKQALRYIEKVAKEQGFHTLIATICMENTRSKSLFEKNGYEQCALFKEIGYKFDRKLDIGSFQKIL
- a CDS encoding AAA family ATPase; the encoded protein is MIIMINGAFGSGKTSAAKALQPLISNSMIYDPEEIGYMLRKLLPENYREENERTDDFQDIELWRILTVKTAKEVKQKYNKHLIIPMTIYKEENFQYIYNGLREIDQDIHHFCLTATEETIYHRLAKRGDEYGGWQYQQAPKCVEAFKDEQFQTYIVTDHLETSEIIELILKKVLK
- a CDS encoding ABC transporter substrate-binding protein, whose amino-acid sequence is MRRHVNGLCLFILLLLVGCTTPESESVPPPISSNNLETLPSVEEWMESAVARDTSTKPIVLGFSQLGRESAWRLANSMSIRTAAAESGISLVIKNAEQSQTKQFEAVRSFIRQKVDVIAIAPVVESGWESILQEAKDAGIPVIIVDRSVDVQDTSLFVTTIGSDFYEEGVKAGKYIQDRMRNHPGTIRIAELQGTSGSTPSIQRGEGFRSIFDTRTDIIFSQSAPADFTEANGKQVMKGFLQVPEEERPQVLFAHNDEMAFGAIQAIEEAGLKPGEDIIIVSVDGSRKALEILASGKINAVVECNPLLGPQLMQATKEIIAGRTLPKRMVPPEDIFTQESAKREMYNRRF